Sequence from the Zeugodacus cucurbitae isolate PBARC_wt_2022May chromosome 2, idZeuCucr1.2, whole genome shotgun sequence genome:
TTAGAAACAtcacaatatatatgtacatatttatatgaaatcatTATTCGTTATAATTCGTAGTTCGTAGTTGTAACGAATTTATTTAAGATACCTCGTTTAACATCCAAAATATCCACTTTACAGACAAGCCGACTAACTTGGTATattacttatatgtacatatgtatgtaataaatgttttaatatttttttttaatatatgtacatatatgcgatGTAAGAGAAACAttattgtatgtaaataaagtcGGCAAACTGcactaatgtatgtatgtataatgtatatTCCTAATGCATTAATGAACTTGATTTTATTATGTTAGATAAAGTTTAGTTTAGCTGAAAGGTATCATTTCATTGATTGATTGCTAACATTGGATACAAAgtgtggaaaataaaataaaataaaatatctggtACTCCATATTGATTTAAAAGATGTAATATGAATTGCTTCTGTAATTGTTTATTCGCACTAATTATTAAGAAAGagtcaataataataaataaattctttataGAGCTTTGTTATCAATTCTTATTGTCGCTgtattgtacatacatgcatatgtatgtatattgtactcAATGAATAATAGTTTTGTAAAGAATTAAGGCCAACTGCTgcagtatttttgtatatatgtacatttttatagtCAATTTAAGCTGTCATTCTATTATATCTTCAGTTTGCACTAACAAGATTGCTTTAAGTATGTTTGTACTTATACATACAAGAGAACATACGAGCATTTAAAAATAGCTAATAAATCTATAACTGGCAATATGTTGAAATGGTTTCAGTTAACTTATGTTAATTGTGGCAATTTGAGTTATACAGACCAACATTTTCGAGATTCCAAGATGTATTCTATGTTAAAGAATGCCTTAAATTCGGAACATAAAAGTTCtatcaaatataaatgtatatggaaTATATAAATGCTCACCTTAGCTGAAGTCGACTTAGCTACTTTGATATATTGTCactgtaaatatgtgcatatatttatatatacatatatattatgtttattgttttggAAGGAAGTGATAGTAATAGCAGCCACTGTTTGTCGTATTGAAAAGCAGTAACCGATAAAACCATAAACAGTCATATGTACTTGCATATAtgttagtatatgtatgtgtacatttgCAGACATGTACAATACAACTTGTCACAATCATGGTTGGATATTGTTAGTATGAATAAGGTTTTTTGTAACGAAAATGACACCGATCTTTATTGACTCGCCTTTTATTCAGTGATACGAAGAACGCCAGTTTACATTAACTAGTTGGCTTTGGTGGAAAACAATCTTGAACTGTTCCGGTTTAGGAATATATGTGAACAGTATATGGATATTCATGCAAGCAAAGCAGTTTACCTATATTAGACTTGAACGAACTACTTATTCGCAGCCGATATTGAAGTTTATTGACTTCATTGGTAATTACTGGAAAACTTtaagttatacatatacataggttaGTACATAGGTTTGAATTCACATTTCTTTAACTAAAGCACACACCCAATAAACCTTTCTATGAgttaaatttgcaataaaatactCTTACAAAAATTATTGGAATTGGTAGCTTATTTTAGTGTTATTGgataagatttatttttatacgtgTAAAAAGTAAACTTTTTGGAGGCGTTGAAGGGCGTATTAATAGGTGTGGGGTGCACCAATTTTATTCAAGTTGTATTTGCTTCCTTTATGTTGttcctattattttttttataaatcgaaAATCAGTATttaatttagatatattttctAGAATCTTAGCCGATTATACTTCATATCTTATATAACTCGTTAAGAACCTTGGCAATTATTGGAATCTGTACCACTAGcaaacatacgtatgtacatattatgaattttACATGTTAAATTATTACATACCGACAGCCACGAATGCTTTTCGATGATGTTACTGCCTTCGGGGCGTTCAAACAGTGATAGAATACCATCTCCCCAATTGGTAGTCACAGGcactaataatttgaaaattttgcaaacaaCGGCATCAATaacatcaaaaaataatggAGCCGTGCCAACAGTGGACACTAAATCTTTATTACCCGGTAATCAGAGTGAAATCGGAGTCTGTTGTAGCGCTCGTTTTAACTTTACCCCAAAATTGCCAGGTTCGATTGGTACTATGGCAGAAGACTATTCCATTTTGAGAAATGCCGAAAGTTGGGAAGAAATTGGTCAACAATTACAAGCATTACAGGAAAATCTGAAGGATGACTGGACTGTTCATATGGGTAAAGAGGGCCGGCTATATTATTGCAAGTAAGTAATAGGATGTGACTTACACTTTCTGAAAgtgaattaatattatatatatgtaggtagtataatattaaataaagaaacatatgtaagtatttacaAGTGATGAATTAGCTCATAGCGGGTATATTATGAAAAACAATTCACGAAGACTTACAACATCGGTAATgttgatattttaaaatgcattaataaattcattttattaacaaccaagttattttcaaaataaaattaaggaaCAATATTTACCTGCAGGAAGTGAATGGTGAAGTTAGCCTAAGCTTGttaattaatttgcaattaatCACAAAGGCTATTCAGTGCCGTTAGTAGTAGATGCAAATTATTATTAGCTTTGCTAATCTGCATTAAACAATTTTGTGAATGGATGCACACGGATGATTTCATTCGGAGGCAAATGTATTGTAGATATGATCATGATATCCAGTTGTTCGCTTCATTAGCCTCGAAACATTTACAAAGCATTTACAATTGTTCACATAGtaggaaaaactaaaaaaatacgttTTTCTTCCCAGCCACGTTGCAAAGATATCCAGTTGGTTACCATCTAGCGAAGACTGgagcaaatatgaaaaattgccTTATGGTTGGGAAAGGGCCATTGATTCAAAAGGAAGGTCATATTACATAAAGTAAGTAGACAAAATTAAAAGGGCCCATTTATTAacactattttttcacattttatgaaGTCACATAAATAAAACATCAACATATGAGGCACCTGAAAATATAGAATGTGATGGCAATCCACCCGAACCAAGAATGGTGACTCTTCAGCGCAGCCCTACTCTAGGCTTTGGTTTTGTTGCTGGTAGTGAAAGGCCAGTCATAGTGCGTTTTGTTACAGATGGTGGACCAAGTATGAATAAGGTAACTAATTTGAGGATTATTgtcaataattataatataaacatgtcAAATTAAGCTTCAACCCGGGGATCAGATTCTCTCAGTAAACGGAGAAGATGTGAAAGAAGCTCCTCGTGATCACGTTATTCAATTGGTACGAGCTTGTGAGAGCGAAGTAGCAATATTGGTGTGCCAACCGACACATAACTTAGCACCTGGTCGTAAATCTACACTCCTCTCAGCGGGAAAACGAGCGAAATTACGGACGCGACCAAGTCGAGTACGCTTTGCTGAAAGTGTTTGCGTTAATGGATCACCCTTATTTCCGGTGAGAAAGCAAAAATACTAATGTATAATTTGGAGataaattttttccagcatcaatttttattcacatcttttcttttcttttatttcgatttatgttatttgcattattaaacttttatgactttttattattaaacaggCATCTGCATTTTCATTGGGTGACATATGTGTACCGCCAATGGCAAATGTGCTAAAAGTATTCCTGGAAAATGGACAAACAAAGTCGTTCAAATACGATTGCTCCACCAGTGTgcaggtatgtttttcaattatatatacttGTTTCTTATAACTTCATAGACTAATAAATTCATCGAAATCTTTTATAAAAAGGATGTAGTGCGTTCCCTTCTGGATAAGTTGTGCCTTTCCACAGGAGAAATCTTTAGTCTCGTATTGGAACatgtaaaaagtttaaaacgGAATAAGCTCACATTACTAGATCCTGAGGAATCTTTGGcgcaagtaaatttttttattgttaaatttgaTCTCTTTTAATATTGgttaaataaatcaatcaatattGAAGATAGCTGCGCGGCCTGGTGCTCATAAGCTGCGATGTCTATTTCGAGTGACTTTTGTACCGAAATCCGCTGCCGATTTGGCTCAGAAAGATTTGAATGCAttagattatttatatatgcaatgcTGTAATGATGTTACACAAGAACGCTTTGCACCCGAACTTCAGCCAGAGGTAGCATTAAGACTAGCAGCATTACATATGCATCAGCATGCATTAGCTAATAACATTGCACCAACAAAATTGACAGTTAAAGCTGTTGAGTAAGTTACAAATTAGAACATATATTTAATGCGcaagaatttaaatattgtacttACTTTTAGGCGAGAATTTGGTTTAGAAAGATTTGTGCCCATATCTTTATTTGAGGGAATGAAACGGAAGGAACTTAGACGTTTGATATCACACtttctaaaattaaatgcaGAAATGACTGGCTCATCCACTAAAGTTTTAACACAGTTACAGGTAAAATATACTTGTTCAAGCATCGTATTATTATCGTAAAACTACAAATAAAcgattattaatatttcatatactgtacaacacatgcatatataatatatatatttttaggcaAAATTACACTACTTAGATATTATCTCAAATTTACCCAGCTATGGCGCTAAATGTTTCAGTACAAACCAAAGAGAAGGTGTTGAACGTGTTTTACTTATTAGCCCGCGCTATGGCTTGAGTCAAATACCAAGTGTGCGAAATTCGGTGGTAGGTATTTCAATAGTAATTATGTAGATTAGATTTACTACAATAtaccttaaaaaattaaattcctaATTTAAGGAAATTTTTGCAGGATGTCTTTTTAtctgtttgaaaatattatttagtaataaatatgtgcattggcattgaattcttttaaaaaataaattgtacatacacatgtgtgcttatttacatgtatgtatctacatgaTGACTGCGACTTAattctttcatttaatattgtattttacACAGCCTCAACCTATATCAGCTATTGAGGATTTTAGTCATGTTACTGTCAATCGTGAAGATGACGTGTCTTGCAGTGTCACAATTTATATGCAAGGAGGCAAGGCAGTTAAATTTTTGATGGAGGATCGTGACGCATGTGAATTTTCATTAGTTTTGGCCGGTTATCATCGTTTATTAACAGGTACGATTATTTTAATTAcccttttttttataaaatatatttcgatattAGGAAAACTTCTCACTGTTGAACGAGAACGAGATCAACACCCTGAAGACAATGCACCATCGTATTTAACTCAACACACCGTCATACCAGCCGTTTGGAGTTATTTACTGCCTTTTCATAATCGAACTCACAGTATAACATTCCTATTGTTGCCCCCCTATCATCTAAAAAAAGACGCAACAATCTTGTTTGGAAGCCAAAATCAAAACAATTGTTCtgatttaaattctttaaataaggCAGATAGTAACCAAAATCCTAAGATAATACCATTTATTAGTAACGGTATTACAGACCTAGATATTCATAGTGTTATGGCCACGGAATTATTGGAGGAAGCAAAAGATTCCAGTATAAGCGACGGTAGCGGTGGTGGTAGCAATAATTGTGACCGATTGATCAATTTGGAAACAAATGCTTTTATAGAGGCTAAAAATGTAGAAGTACTACGCCGTGTTCACGAAATGCAAAAACTGGTAGAAAACTCCgaacaatatttaaatgagcAGGGTGAGATGGTTCCTGAGTCGGATGATATCAAATTTAATAGTAGTATACATTTGTGGCAAAATGAACCTATAAATAGGGAaccaaatatcaataaaataggCAATTCCCTGGATTTCGATAGTGACTGCGATAGTATGAATAGTAGTAAAGTATCATCAACCGAGGATACTCCTCAACTGGGAGCTCTTAAGCATAGTGATTCATTAGTTTTACTGGCAGAATCGATAAACCAAGATTTAAATGGCATAACACAAAGTCTGAATTCGATCGGGAGAAAACAGTCAGACCTATCGATTACCATTTCTAATATTAGTACTTGTAGTCCGCAGCCAGATcggaaatttaataatatcgGGCAAATACTGAGTGATCTGCAAACGAGTGCAGACTTTTCTCAAAGTGAAAGCGATTCGGAATCAGTTAATTCTCCAACAAGCTCCCCTATAGCTCGCCGACCAGTAATTCTATGTTCTAATGACAGAAGAAATAGCCATAAACAGAATTTGGCTTATCGAAGCAGCTTTGGACTGCACAGTCCCGATGGCAATAATTTTGGATCAGATAACAAAGactataatttaaaagaatacTTAAAACAACTTAAAGAAATAAGTAATGTTCATGACGGAAGTCAGGATACAGATGTTGCAGCAAAAAAACTGTCTGAAATTTATGGTTTTGAAGTTCATGGTGACACATTTATCGCAACTGATACTGATTTAATTGATTTGCGTTCTATACCACCTCCACGTACTCCAGATGAATTAGATGCAATATCCTTACTGAATGCTGCCCCGCAGGGTTTCGGTGATGGGTCAAAGAATATTTTAACGACCAATGACGAAAGTGATCTAGATGCATTCCTAGCAAACATTATTGTGGCGCCGCCGGCACAAAGAGCGACTCCAGCAAAAGAATTAACACCAGAGGAAATAATGTCATTTATTATTCCTCCACCACCCGACCAAGAAGACAATAAAAATAAGGCAAAAGCACCAACTGAAAATCTATATAGCAATTCCATTTCAGAAACACGAGAACACTTTAATGAATCTAAAcctttaatttctgaaaacttgcTCTCCAACCGAAATCAATTAAACAAGCTAAATAAGTGTGAAGAAGAACATGTGATCGTGTACTCAACAGTCGAACGCAAGGGAAAGTTTTCTTGTTGTCCAAAATGTGTAAAAGATAATACTGAAAATGTTTCAGAATCAATTAAAATTGATCTTGAGGTGCCACCACGTTTTCAATCCATAGACAAACCAACTCCTCCAGAGCGGCCGCCAAAAAGTGCAGAGTTGATTCAACGTTATTCCCCAAAAAGAGCCCAAGGCACAGTTGCTGAAATACAAAATCacgatgaaaaaattaaagaacaagAACAAATATCCCACGAGGAGCGGCCACCATTATTACCACCAAGGGTTAAAATGTTCAACCGTTTGGATAAAAACTCTTCCACTCCATCGGTGAGTGAAGCTCCACAAAAACCTCCTTTGCCGCCAATAGCCAACCGTTCCACTCAGCGAAATATATCAGTAAATGTAAAAGATTTAAACAGTGAAAGCCTTTCACCTGTTCCGCCATTGATTCCTCAATGCGTTCTCCCGGTATCTTACCCTAACCTAAACTCTAATTATTcctgcaacatgcaacatgaaATTCACCCGATTACTATTGCATCGAAAGATAATCttccaataaaaaattattgtcccTTGACTTATCTTCAGAAGTCAACATTCGATAAATCTCCTCCTTTATCTTTACTCAGTTCGCCTCAAATATCAAGAAAAATTGAAAGTTCTGGTTCGGTGTCCATTCCACTAAATTCTGTTATATCACAAAAATTTGGagagaaatatattataaagaatgGCCATGTTATTGACAGCGAAGCACTGTTGAATAAAACCGATATAGCAATGTCAGGACTGTTGGTGAAACTTGATCAGGTAGCCGCACAATGTTCAGCAGCGCAACTCGCAGGTGGTGGTGCCAATATTGACGAAGATAAATTTCAGCGAGCCCGGAATGAACTGACAGAACAAACATTGATGCTAGTGACTGCGTCTAAATTTTTGGTAGTAGCAATGTCGGACATGACATTATCGACGTTGCCAGAACACCTCACTTCTTGTCTCACAGCGATTCGACGTATTACTGAACTAACACAAGATATGACACTCCATACCTCGTCACCCCTACAAACTCGAAACATTGTTCTTAAAGTTCATGACGTTGGATCTAGTTTCAGAGAATTAGTAGGAGTGCAAATCGGCCCATTGGGTGCTGGACAACTTGCGTTACAAGCTGAATGTTTGGCTAATGTGTTGGCAACTTTACTGCGAAGTTTACGGGTATTCTCACCATGAATATGTGCATTCGTAACCCGGAGGTGGTATATATCTTGTGCAACTACTGTACtagtttttttagaaattacttatatacatatatgtatatgaatatatgaaacTTCGAAAATCCATGCAACCAAATACtataatacatgtatgtatgtcaaaaaTATACAGTAAAAATGCAGTTTATGGTAATATACATATTGGTAAATACAATTATGTATATAACATATCATTTCCTGAACagaatcaaaatatatttcacaagaTAGCTTTTCTGAAATATGTAATACATTACGGCTTAAAGAAATAGTTCTCATTTTTACGAcaacacatatattatatacatatgtacaaaatgtaaacatcaatttaaaattttctggtaCTAAAAATACCGAACAacttatacatatctataatatttaccaGCTTTAATAAATCCATACTTTATCTGCGTTCATGACCACTGTATTAAAACTGTACGTACACGTAGATTCTTATTTTTTACGTACAAAAAGGTATATGTTACGCGGACACAATAATACTTTTAATACATAACTTTTGGAATTGctcatttaatacttttttactGGTACAAATTTCGGCTGGTTTCGCTCAAACAATTGctctcaaatttaaaaaaaatacgtaCGTACATTTTACgttaaaagacaaaacaactttatatataatatcgagcaatgattttattaatattcaaaaagtGAGCGCTAAAGAACTTTATGGGagcttaatattaataattgcgAAAATCATGACTTATAAAGATGTCTTCCATCTAAAAGTTTATTTGTGTATGACCTACAAATATTATTGCTACCAAAATTTGTACCAAATCGAATCAgaactgaaataaatataatgaaagaTTATATTGTTAGTGTCAAGAGTATATGTGTACCATGCATTTGTGTTATAACTTACctaaataccagatttaattgtgcgaatatatgtagatatttccaaagcttaaaaatgtatgtttccTTAATTCTTAGTATACCAaagaatttttcgaaatatttttttatgcatcGGTTCACTAGTAGTATGAACTTTAATGGGTTTATATAATAAGCGCACATTCCACAAATACTAGAAACAAATACCctataatgtatatgtatatgagtttatgttgtaaatatatacacatcgATATTGATGTGCAATATCAGTGGTTCTACATTTATGtgtaaaaatcataataaattataatatgcaTATTTCAGTGACATTAGGGTTTAACGCAGTAGCTTTTAACTTGAATATTTATGACCaaacaataatcaaaaaataaaataacttgtGATATCTAATTTGTGTGAATTTATTAGAATGTATGATCcaaattcattataaataattgtttaactgGTTAAAAGAAAATCCTTCGAGCAGCATAATATTCGAATTTTCATTAAGTAAGAATATATTAAgtacatgtatacatacttacaaacgtatttacataaatatgtatgtggcatactgatatatacatatatggattaaaatatataaaataagatagattttttatataagttTGTTGATTCGTTTTAAATAATACCTACAAagattagttttaaatacattataattgcataattaaactattaaaaacattagatatatattgttaattatgtttattgtaCACCCTATTATGATCAAACTAGTTCATGCGAGCTTATTAAGGATATTGTGAGTTGGCGTTAAACGCAATTTTACCCAGATTCACATAAATAACTTTATGTATCAACATATAATATGATGttgtatttactatatatattaataaactaaacaatataacaattgtaataaatatacatacatatttattgtacatacatacagcatgagatataaaaaaaattacctagaaataattttaaataaaaaataataatattctaaaAAGATATCACTGTTACGTTCATCAAGAAAAAGCTTCAATTCCCATGATTTTAAAAGtcttgaaaacaataaaaaaatgttacacGTTGCAGCTATCGGAGTTCAAGGAAGTTATAATAAATGGTAAGTGAATACGATTAATATACGCGGCCTTGCGCAGATGACGttcgtatacaaaatttttaatgttgttaTAACCAAAATATTGAGTTGGCCTAAAATATTGTCTCTATCACATTAGTTGGGAACcagttttatttactttgtttttatactctcgcaacaaaagttgctagagagagtattatagttttgtccacataacggttgtttgtaagtcctataactaaacgagttagatataaggttatatataccaaagagatcagggtgacgagtaaagttcaaatccggatgtctgtctgtccgtccgtgcaagctgtaacttgagtaaaaattgagatatcttaatgaaacttgaaacacgtgTTAATTGGCACTATAAgatggttaagttcgaagattggcgaaatcggaccattgccacgcttacaaaatggcgaaaaccaaaaacacataaagtgtcattgctaagccataaattaagttataaaagtaaaatttagaataagggatcgcactaggaagggacatatttggatgtaatttttttggggaaatgggcatggccccgccccataattggttatttgtatataactcgcaaaacaataaagctatataaaccaaactttctgcagtcggttctcttacgtactccgccacacaccatgaaattagttgaaatcggataataaccacgcccacctcccatacaaaggttaggttgaaaattactaaaagtgcgttaactcagtaacgaaaaacgtcagaaacactaaatttcacagaattaatagcagaaggaagctgcactcataattttttacaaaataaaaaatgggcgtggcatcgcctacttatgagtcaaaaaccatatctcaggaactacttcacagatttcaatgaaattcgttatataatattttcttgacaccctgataacacggataaaaaatgggcgaaatcggttcacaaccccgactactttccttataactcaattttgaattccatctgattccttcactttataatatatacataaggaaccaatgaagatagcggaataaaactttacacaaatagtgcatatcaattctggcttcacttgtgaaaaaattgtcgaaaacgaactataacttttcaaggccccagatatcgaatatgttgaactcagtgcctgagggtaaattttaacccaaaatatgggtaaatctctcagataatttaatgtaattcagaggaaagtttttttttctgatagtgtgtgtctgtttgttaaaatcgggtaataacttcccctagctcccatatatctaattataggtttttcaaaaatacgatgggctttattccgcatatatgtattggttaatttgtaagatatcttagcaaaattaagtgagtgtatagtcttggatatagtgtaccctgctggtaaaaatgaatgaaatcggttcaggaattacctcagcccttatatactatatgtaacgattttcgttattctattaaactttattgcgagagtataaaatgttcggttgcaccgagcttagcatttccttacttgtttacatttacattatatatatacagaggtagtcaaaattatttacacatcggacgttttttgtacaagtttcacagaaaaagcttttgcttattgttgttgttgtcgctgggtaacaaaatgttatgttgtcataaaccttgatctattcctgagagaatgaagtcagtttgtgCAAGAataatatggcggagatataagcaaataaacaaaaagtatttacacacaacttgaaatggattatcctgttattttttaatgataattttaatgtttagtctaagttactattctaaattcataattggttacatcgcctttggcatcaataacagcctgctctATGGTCCGAATTGAATCAACGCAATTGGGCGTAGaaagagttaaaaataaataaaaccatgGTAGaacataatttaacaaaaataactttataaatttcaaaataaatgtgcaaatttaaaaaatgagtacaaggaaaatatttactttgatagaaaatcttaaaattattgatcggcacaaaaaaagtacatataattgtgtaaaaaaattaattaaaatactataTTGTACTGCAACATTATACTGAAATTTTCggatgtttaattaatttttattgaaaaatatacccTTTAGTGAGTACtcaaattaacgaaaaaatcaTTATAACGAACTGggctgacaattaatgtgttcgttatttcggaatacTACTGTATATGTAGCTATACACATGTATTTAGATTGTTAAAAATCCTCACGCCCACACATATGGTATAAAATTTCCCACAAAAACGGACAAACCTGATGGCTAgggtattaaaaaagaaaagatacagatgataaaaatgtaaatttataataaataattttaaaggttAAATTAGAGGTGCTAAAACATAACGTCATATCCATAACAATATTTACTATACTCGATTATTGGTTTCATAACCATAACAgcatttgtagtttttgtttttaattcgaaaatggtaaataaatcaaataaaattcaaaaaaaaaaacaactaacaACTAACAACTTTTTATGGTCCCAgcgtaaaaacaaaataattcaattgaTAGTTATGGTTATGGTCTTGTTGTTATGGTAACGCACCTCTAAttggaaacaataaaaatatttgtaagattTATTACATTTACCATTCGATTTTGTTATATTCCATGAAGAAAGATGCCatgaaaccaaaaaacaaaatacatattagcGAAATGTATGTGTGAATTTGTATATCATGACAGCAGACAGAGggttgcatttattttgctaCGACTCTGCATGAAAGTAAACATGGGTGTTGGTGtagccaagaatgatagaataaaaaattacaatcatCGTTTACCGTTAGCTTTTGtgggttttaatttcctgtCACATGACGTCATAAAACCCAATTGCTCGGTAGTACAGATTAATAAAACAaagccaagaatgatagaatacaTGATTACGACATAGCGACGCgctcacgacccacgaatgggaataggcaacagcagaattgtcaaatggaaaaggaaatgtaaaacatagtgaaccaaattgaataatgtgcagataaaatatcacaatgatccaatataataatgcatatatacgatttttttgtactattgttaaTAAATTCCGCTATTGtgcacttctttttcaagttaataaatttttcacttagaattttaaataataattaaacactagccttgacttcaactctttgttttggttttattgttttgtgctaccgtgcaatttgtcagtttttctttcgttttctgTTTAGGTCGAGTGTTTGGGGGTCGCGAGTGCGTCACTCATCAggaaattaaaacccaaaaaagctaactttAAACGAAtggcgtaatcttgtcttctatcattcttg
This genomic interval carries:
- the LOC105208444 gene encoding uncharacterized protein LOC105208444 isoform X2, which translates into the protein MMLLPSGRSNSDRIPSPQLVVTGTNNLKILQTTASITSKNNGAVPTVDTKSLLPGSIGTMAEDYSILRNAESWEEIGQQLQALQENLKDDWTVHMGKEGRLYYCNHVAKISSWLPSSEDWSKYEKLPYGWERAIDSKGRSYYINHINKTSTYEAPENIECDGNPPEPRMVTLQRSPTLGFGFVAGSERPVIVRFVTDGGPSMNKLQPGDQILSVNGEDVKEAPRDHVIQLVRACESEVAILVCQPTHNLAPGRKSTLLSAGKRAKLRTRPSRVRFAESVCVNGSPLFPASAFSLGDICVPPMANVLKVFLENGQTKSFKYDCSTSVQDVVRSLLDKLCLSTGEIFSLVLEHVKSLKRNKLTLLDPEESLAQIAARPGAHKLRCLFRVTFVPKSAADLAQKDLNALDYLYMQCCNDVTQERFAPELQPEVALRLAALHMHQHALANNIAPTKLTVKAVEREFGLERFVPISLFEGMKRKELRRLISHFLKLNAEMTGSSTKVLTQLQAKLHYLDIISNLPSYGAKCFSTNQREGVERVLLISPRYGLSQIPSVRNSVPQPISAIEDFSHVTVNREDDVSCSVTIYMQGGKAVKFLMEDRDACEFSLVLAGYHRLLTGKLLTVERERDQHPEDNAPSYLTQHTVIPAVWSYLLPFHNRTHSITFLLLPPYHLKKDATILFGSQNQNNCSDLNSLNKADSNQNPKIIPFISNGITDLDIHSVMATELLEEAKDSSISDGSGGGSNNCDRLINLETNAFIEAKNVEVLRRVHEMQKLVENSEQYLNEQGEMVPESDDIKFNSSIHLWQNEPINREPNINKIGNSLDFDSDCDSMNSSKVSSTEDTPQLGALKHSDSLVLLAESINQDLNGITQSLNSIGRKQSDLSITISNISTCSPQPDRKFNNIGQILSDLQTSADFSQSESDSESVNSPTSSPIARRPVILCSNDRRNSHKQNLAYRSSFGLHSPDGNNFGSDNKDYNLKEYLKQLKEISNVHDGSQDTDVAAKKLSEIYGFEVHGDTFIATDTDLIDLRSIPPPRTPDELDAISLLNAAPQGFGDGSKNILTTNDESDLDAFLANIIVAPPAQRATPAKELTPEEIMSFIIPPPPDQEDNKNKAKAPTENLYSNSISETREHFNESKPLISENLLSNRNQLNKLNKCEEEHVIVYSTVERKGKFSCCPKCVKDNTENVSESIKIDLEVPPRFQSIDKPTPPERPPKSAELIQRYSPKRAQGTVAEIQNHDEKIKEQEQISHEERPPLLPPRVKMFNRLDKNSSTPSVSEAPQKPPLPPIANRSTQRNISVNVKDLNSESLSPVPPLIPQCVLPVSYPNLNSNYSCNMQHEIHPITIASKDNLPIKNYCPLTYLQKSTFDKSPPLSLLSSPQISRKIESSGSVSIPLNSVISQKFGEKYIIKNGHVIDSEALLNKTDIAMSGLLVKLDQVAAQCSAAQLAGGGANIDEDKFQRARNELTEQTLMLVTASKFLVVAMSDMTLSTLPEHLTSCLTAIRRITELTQDMTLHTSSPLQTRNIVLKVHDVGSSFRELVGVQIGPLGAGQLALQAECLANVLATLLRSLRVFSP